A genomic window from Aricia agestis chromosome 8, ilAriAges1.1, whole genome shotgun sequence includes:
- the LOC121729223 gene encoding uncharacterized protein LOC121729223 isoform X4, which translates to MKTHVVKLLITFFLQCEGSSWLRQPDYKPMETFNNPIGVSRHVVLPSVVSDLPRARDILPGHTLIRPDMDSLRSAIRYPNKELEDGARVYGNIKSIGVSIGNNERIINTGFRRSRRDYDSDEDGGDEPQKKPKPKNSKKVYVLGAMFMEENEGVMRSKFPNTRKDYNDMGIRNIDKKLIPVHSKYIIILADDEPAKKQEEIKFDKSKEEGIGKINVNSDKIVEFSNAREQPIPKRGNVLRAAKLKPVPVLINPGSRSEERKKYDVPPQRLLDYLNTRSDFDHVKISDRAPTIQQLVPNSPSDDNNNKRKWWFYNQDDYKPFLN; encoded by the exons ATGAAGACGCACGTTGTCAAACTTCTTATAACC TTTTTTCTGCAATGTGAGGGGTCGAGCTGGTTGCGGCAGCCGGACTATAAGCCG ATGGAAACCTTCAACAATCCTATTGGGGTATCCAGGCATGTGGTTCTCCCCTCCGTCGTGAGTGACCTTCCCCGGGCCAGAGATATACTCCCAGGCCACACGCTGATCAGACCAGACATGGACTCCTTGAGGTCTGCCATCAGGTACCCTAATAAAGAGCTAGAAGATGGCGCGAGAGTATACGGAAATATCAAGTCTATAGGAGTTAG catCGGTAACAACGAAAGGATTATTAACACAGGATTCCGAAGGTCACGTCGTGATTATGATAGTGACGAAGATGGTGGAGATgag ccacaaaaaaagccaaaaCCAAAAAATTCGAAAAAAGTATACGTACTGGGTGCAATGTTTATGGAGGAAAATGAAGGTGTCATGAGATCTAAATTTCCAAATACTagg AAAGACTACAATGACATGGGAATAAGAAATATCGATAAAAAACTTATACCTGTACATTCC aaatatattataattttggctGATGACGAACCCGCTAAAAAGCAGGAAGAAATAAAATTCGATAAATCAAAGGAAGAAGGCATAGGAAAAATCAACGTAAATTCAGACAAAATTGTAGAGTTTTCAAATGCTAGA GAACAGCCCATACCAAAAAGAGGAAACGTACTAAGGGCCGCAAAATTGAAACCGGTACCAGTACTTATAAATCCAGGATCCAGGTCAGAAGAAAGAAAAAAGTATGATGTACCACCACAACGACTCCTCGACTATTTGAATACTAGA AGTGACTTTGACCATGTCAAAATAAGTGACCGAGCGCCTACTATTCAACAGTTGGTTCCGAATTCACCGTCggatgacaataataataaaaggaagTGGTGGTTTTATAATCAG gatGATTACAAGCCGTTTCTGAATTAG
- the LOC121729223 gene encoding uncharacterized protein LOC121729223 isoform X1 — protein sequence MKTHVVKLLITFFLQCEGSSWLRQPDYKPMETFNNPIGVSRHVVLPSVVSDLPRARDILPGHTLIRPDMDSLRSAIRYPNKELEDGARVYGNIKSIGVSIGNNERIINTGFRRSRRDYDSDEDGGDEAPGKKYLKKVNKDSSDENYLNFKSDIVYNPSQNFLINNCQPDSYGNTASCSPQKKPKPKNSKKVYVLGAMFMEENEGVMRSKFPNTRKDYNDMGIRNIDKKLIPVHSKYIIILADDEPAKKQEEIKFDKSKEEGIGKINVNSDKIVEFSNAREQPIPKRGNVLRAAKLKPVPVLINPGSRSEERKKYDVPPQRLLDYLNTRSDFDHVKISDRAPTIQQLVPNSPSDDNNNKRKWWFYNQDDYKPFLN from the exons ATGAAGACGCACGTTGTCAAACTTCTTATAACC TTTTTTCTGCAATGTGAGGGGTCGAGCTGGTTGCGGCAGCCGGACTATAAGCCG ATGGAAACCTTCAACAATCCTATTGGGGTATCCAGGCATGTGGTTCTCCCCTCCGTCGTGAGTGACCTTCCCCGGGCCAGAGATATACTCCCAGGCCACACGCTGATCAGACCAGACATGGACTCCTTGAGGTCTGCCATCAGGTACCCTAATAAAGAGCTAGAAGATGGCGCGAGAGTATACGGAAATATCAAGTCTATAGGAGTTAG catCGGTAACAACGAAAGGATTATTAACACAGGATTCCGAAGGTCACGTCGTGATTATGATAGTGACGAAGATGGTGGAGATgag GCCCCCGGGaagaaatatttaaagaaaGTAAACAAAGATTCAAGCGACGAAAACTATTTGAATTTCAAAAGCGATATTGTTTATAATCCGAGTCAAAATTTTCTTATTAATAATTGTCAGCCTGACTCCTATGGCAATACTGCATCTTGTAGC ccacaaaaaaagccaaaaCCAAAAAATTCGAAAAAAGTATACGTACTGGGTGCAATGTTTATGGAGGAAAATGAAGGTGTCATGAGATCTAAATTTCCAAATACTagg AAAGACTACAATGACATGGGAATAAGAAATATCGATAAAAAACTTATACCTGTACATTCC aaatatattataattttggctGATGACGAACCCGCTAAAAAGCAGGAAGAAATAAAATTCGATAAATCAAAGGAAGAAGGCATAGGAAAAATCAACGTAAATTCAGACAAAATTGTAGAGTTTTCAAATGCTAGA GAACAGCCCATACCAAAAAGAGGAAACGTACTAAGGGCCGCAAAATTGAAACCGGTACCAGTACTTATAAATCCAGGATCCAGGTCAGAAGAAAGAAAAAAGTATGATGTACCACCACAACGACTCCTCGACTATTTGAATACTAGA AGTGACTTTGACCATGTCAAAATAAGTGACCGAGCGCCTACTATTCAACAGTTGGTTCCGAATTCACCGTCggatgacaataataataaaaggaagTGGTGGTTTTATAATCAG gatGATTACAAGCCGTTTCTGAATTAG
- the LOC121729223 gene encoding uncharacterized protein LOC121729223 isoform X6, producing MKTHVVKLLITFFLQCEGSSWLRQPDYKPMETFNNPIGVSRHVVLPSVVSDLPRARDILPGHTLIRPDMDSLSIGNNERIINTGFRRSRRDYDSDEDGGDEPQKKPKPKNSKKVYVLGAMFMEENEGVMRSKFPNTRKDYNDMGIRNIDKKLIPVHSKYIIILADDEPAKKQEEIKFDKSKEEGIGKINVNSDKIVEFSNAREQPIPKRGNVLRAAKLKPVPVLINPGSRSEERKKYDVPPQRLLDYLNTRSDFDHVKISDRAPTIQQLVPNSPSDDNNNKRKWWFYNQDDYKPFLN from the exons ATGAAGACGCACGTTGTCAAACTTCTTATAACC TTTTTTCTGCAATGTGAGGGGTCGAGCTGGTTGCGGCAGCCGGACTATAAGCCG ATGGAAACCTTCAACAATCCTATTGGGGTATCCAGGCATGTGGTTCTCCCCTCCGTCGTGAGTGACCTTCCCCGGGCCAGAGATATACTCCCAGGCCACACGCTGATCAGACCAGACATGGACTCCTTGAG catCGGTAACAACGAAAGGATTATTAACACAGGATTCCGAAGGTCACGTCGTGATTATGATAGTGACGAAGATGGTGGAGATgag ccacaaaaaaagccaaaaCCAAAAAATTCGAAAAAAGTATACGTACTGGGTGCAATGTTTATGGAGGAAAATGAAGGTGTCATGAGATCTAAATTTCCAAATACTagg AAAGACTACAATGACATGGGAATAAGAAATATCGATAAAAAACTTATACCTGTACATTCC aaatatattataattttggctGATGACGAACCCGCTAAAAAGCAGGAAGAAATAAAATTCGATAAATCAAAGGAAGAAGGCATAGGAAAAATCAACGTAAATTCAGACAAAATTGTAGAGTTTTCAAATGCTAGA GAACAGCCCATACCAAAAAGAGGAAACGTACTAAGGGCCGCAAAATTGAAACCGGTACCAGTACTTATAAATCCAGGATCCAGGTCAGAAGAAAGAAAAAAGTATGATGTACCACCACAACGACTCCTCGACTATTTGAATACTAGA AGTGACTTTGACCATGTCAAAATAAGTGACCGAGCGCCTACTATTCAACAGTTGGTTCCGAATTCACCGTCggatgacaataataataaaaggaagTGGTGGTTTTATAATCAG gatGATTACAAGCCGTTTCTGAATTAG
- the LOC121729223 gene encoding uncharacterized protein LOC121729223 isoform X3 encodes MKTHVVKLLITFFLQCEGSSWLRQPDYKPMETFNNPIGVSRHVVLPSVVSDLPRARDILPGHTLIRPDMDSLSIGNNERIINTGFRRSRRDYDSDEDGGDEAPGKKYLKKVNKDSSDENYLNFKSDIVYNPSQNFLINNCQPDSYGNTASCSPQKKPKPKNSKKVYVLGAMFMEENEGVMRSKFPNTRKDYNDMGIRNIDKKLIPVHSKYIIILADDEPAKKQEEIKFDKSKEEGIGKINVNSDKIVEFSNAREQPIPKRGNVLRAAKLKPVPVLINPGSRSEERKKYDVPPQRLLDYLNTRSDFDHVKISDRAPTIQQLVPNSPSDDNNNKRKWWFYNQDDYKPFLN; translated from the exons ATGAAGACGCACGTTGTCAAACTTCTTATAACC TTTTTTCTGCAATGTGAGGGGTCGAGCTGGTTGCGGCAGCCGGACTATAAGCCG ATGGAAACCTTCAACAATCCTATTGGGGTATCCAGGCATGTGGTTCTCCCCTCCGTCGTGAGTGACCTTCCCCGGGCCAGAGATATACTCCCAGGCCACACGCTGATCAGACCAGACATGGACTCCTTGAG catCGGTAACAACGAAAGGATTATTAACACAGGATTCCGAAGGTCACGTCGTGATTATGATAGTGACGAAGATGGTGGAGATgag GCCCCCGGGaagaaatatttaaagaaaGTAAACAAAGATTCAAGCGACGAAAACTATTTGAATTTCAAAAGCGATATTGTTTATAATCCGAGTCAAAATTTTCTTATTAATAATTGTCAGCCTGACTCCTATGGCAATACTGCATCTTGTAGC ccacaaaaaaagccaaaaCCAAAAAATTCGAAAAAAGTATACGTACTGGGTGCAATGTTTATGGAGGAAAATGAAGGTGTCATGAGATCTAAATTTCCAAATACTagg AAAGACTACAATGACATGGGAATAAGAAATATCGATAAAAAACTTATACCTGTACATTCC aaatatattataattttggctGATGACGAACCCGCTAAAAAGCAGGAAGAAATAAAATTCGATAAATCAAAGGAAGAAGGCATAGGAAAAATCAACGTAAATTCAGACAAAATTGTAGAGTTTTCAAATGCTAGA GAACAGCCCATACCAAAAAGAGGAAACGTACTAAGGGCCGCAAAATTGAAACCGGTACCAGTACTTATAAATCCAGGATCCAGGTCAGAAGAAAGAAAAAAGTATGATGTACCACCACAACGACTCCTCGACTATTTGAATACTAGA AGTGACTTTGACCATGTCAAAATAAGTGACCGAGCGCCTACTATTCAACAGTTGGTTCCGAATTCACCGTCggatgacaataataataaaaggaagTGGTGGTTTTATAATCAG gatGATTACAAGCCGTTTCTGAATTAG
- the LOC121729223 gene encoding uncharacterized protein LOC121729223 isoform X5, translating into MKTHVVKLLITFFLQCEGSSWLRQPDYKPMETFNNPIGVSRHVVLPSVVSDLPRARDILPGHTLIRPDMDSLRSAISIGNNERIINTGFRRSRRDYDSDEDGGDEPQKKPKPKNSKKVYVLGAMFMEENEGVMRSKFPNTRKDYNDMGIRNIDKKLIPVHSKYIIILADDEPAKKQEEIKFDKSKEEGIGKINVNSDKIVEFSNAREQPIPKRGNVLRAAKLKPVPVLINPGSRSEERKKYDVPPQRLLDYLNTRSDFDHVKISDRAPTIQQLVPNSPSDDNNNKRKWWFYNQDDYKPFLN; encoded by the exons ATGAAGACGCACGTTGTCAAACTTCTTATAACC TTTTTTCTGCAATGTGAGGGGTCGAGCTGGTTGCGGCAGCCGGACTATAAGCCG ATGGAAACCTTCAACAATCCTATTGGGGTATCCAGGCATGTGGTTCTCCCCTCCGTCGTGAGTGACCTTCCCCGGGCCAGAGATATACTCCCAGGCCACACGCTGATCAGACCAGACATGGACTCCTTGAGGTCTGCCATCAG catCGGTAACAACGAAAGGATTATTAACACAGGATTCCGAAGGTCACGTCGTGATTATGATAGTGACGAAGATGGTGGAGATgag ccacaaaaaaagccaaaaCCAAAAAATTCGAAAAAAGTATACGTACTGGGTGCAATGTTTATGGAGGAAAATGAAGGTGTCATGAGATCTAAATTTCCAAATACTagg AAAGACTACAATGACATGGGAATAAGAAATATCGATAAAAAACTTATACCTGTACATTCC aaatatattataattttggctGATGACGAACCCGCTAAAAAGCAGGAAGAAATAAAATTCGATAAATCAAAGGAAGAAGGCATAGGAAAAATCAACGTAAATTCAGACAAAATTGTAGAGTTTTCAAATGCTAGA GAACAGCCCATACCAAAAAGAGGAAACGTACTAAGGGCCGCAAAATTGAAACCGGTACCAGTACTTATAAATCCAGGATCCAGGTCAGAAGAAAGAAAAAAGTATGATGTACCACCACAACGACTCCTCGACTATTTGAATACTAGA AGTGACTTTGACCATGTCAAAATAAGTGACCGAGCGCCTACTATTCAACAGTTGGTTCCGAATTCACCGTCggatgacaataataataaaaggaagTGGTGGTTTTATAATCAG gatGATTACAAGCCGTTTCTGAATTAG
- the LOC121729223 gene encoding uncharacterized protein LOC121729223 isoform X2 — protein sequence MKTHVVKLLITFFLQCEGSSWLRQPDYKPMETFNNPIGVSRHVVLPSVVSDLPRARDILPGHTLIRPDMDSLRSAISIGNNERIINTGFRRSRRDYDSDEDGGDEAPGKKYLKKVNKDSSDENYLNFKSDIVYNPSQNFLINNCQPDSYGNTASCSPQKKPKPKNSKKVYVLGAMFMEENEGVMRSKFPNTRKDYNDMGIRNIDKKLIPVHSKYIIILADDEPAKKQEEIKFDKSKEEGIGKINVNSDKIVEFSNAREQPIPKRGNVLRAAKLKPVPVLINPGSRSEERKKYDVPPQRLLDYLNTRSDFDHVKISDRAPTIQQLVPNSPSDDNNNKRKWWFYNQDDYKPFLN from the exons ATGAAGACGCACGTTGTCAAACTTCTTATAACC TTTTTTCTGCAATGTGAGGGGTCGAGCTGGTTGCGGCAGCCGGACTATAAGCCG ATGGAAACCTTCAACAATCCTATTGGGGTATCCAGGCATGTGGTTCTCCCCTCCGTCGTGAGTGACCTTCCCCGGGCCAGAGATATACTCCCAGGCCACACGCTGATCAGACCAGACATGGACTCCTTGAGGTCTGCCATCAG catCGGTAACAACGAAAGGATTATTAACACAGGATTCCGAAGGTCACGTCGTGATTATGATAGTGACGAAGATGGTGGAGATgag GCCCCCGGGaagaaatatttaaagaaaGTAAACAAAGATTCAAGCGACGAAAACTATTTGAATTTCAAAAGCGATATTGTTTATAATCCGAGTCAAAATTTTCTTATTAATAATTGTCAGCCTGACTCCTATGGCAATACTGCATCTTGTAGC ccacaaaaaaagccaaaaCCAAAAAATTCGAAAAAAGTATACGTACTGGGTGCAATGTTTATGGAGGAAAATGAAGGTGTCATGAGATCTAAATTTCCAAATACTagg AAAGACTACAATGACATGGGAATAAGAAATATCGATAAAAAACTTATACCTGTACATTCC aaatatattataattttggctGATGACGAACCCGCTAAAAAGCAGGAAGAAATAAAATTCGATAAATCAAAGGAAGAAGGCATAGGAAAAATCAACGTAAATTCAGACAAAATTGTAGAGTTTTCAAATGCTAGA GAACAGCCCATACCAAAAAGAGGAAACGTACTAAGGGCCGCAAAATTGAAACCGGTACCAGTACTTATAAATCCAGGATCCAGGTCAGAAGAAAGAAAAAAGTATGATGTACCACCACAACGACTCCTCGACTATTTGAATACTAGA AGTGACTTTGACCATGTCAAAATAAGTGACCGAGCGCCTACTATTCAACAGTTGGTTCCGAATTCACCGTCggatgacaataataataaaaggaagTGGTGGTTTTATAATCAG gatGATTACAAGCCGTTTCTGAATTAG
- the LOC121729227 gene encoding uncharacterized protein LOC121729227 — MTMKIFSTMSSEYKKSWKCFECQSQLPKSDNSNTPIRMQNRTNIMTSDDDNVREVENITMRPKNKPSSVNEEGLRNMIKQEMTSTIQKLVSEQLANISQQITGFHESLTFLSKQYDDLLQSVNEKNKIIAGLVTKNEGLSQQVKTLTEKVNNIEQIMRSPNLEINGIPEHHSENLVKTIEQLGRIIESPIEDKDILHVTRIAKHNKNSDRPRSVIVKLSSQRRRDEILAAVMKFNKKNVDKLNSEHLGIGGCKIPVFVSEHLTPSNKHLHAAARLKTKEAGFKFIWVRDGRIFARKNEQSKVLFIRDEDSLKLIV; from the coding sequence ATgactatgaaaatattttctacTATGTCATCCGAGTATAAGAAGAGTTGGAAGTGTTTTGAGTGTCAAAGTCAATTGCCAAAGTCTGATAACTCAAACACTCCTATACGAATGCAGAACCGTACCAACATTATGACATCAGACGACGACAATGTTCGTGAGGTGGAGAATATAACAATGCGACCAAAGAACAAACCGAGTTCAGTTAATGAGGAAGGTTTACGCAATATGATTAAACAGGAGATGACATCCACCATACAAAAACTGGTCTCGGAGCAACTTGCGAATATTTCTCAGCAAATTACAGGATTTCATGAGTCATTAACATTTCTTAGTAAGCAGTACGATGATCTTCTCCAATCTGTAAatgaaaaaaacaaaattatcgcAGGACTTGTTACGAAAAATGAAGGTTTATCTCAGCAGGTTAAAACCTTGACGGAAAAGGTGAACAACATTGAACAAATCATGCGTTCACCGAATCTCGAAATAAATGGCATACCGGAACATCATTCAGAAAATCTAGTCAAGACAATAGAACAATTGGGCAGAATTATTGAATCTCCTATTGAAGACAAGGACATTCTCCATGTGACTCGTATAGCTAAGCACAATAAAAACTCTGACCGTCCACGCTCCGTTATTGTCAAACTCTCCAGTCAACGACGACGCGATGAAATATTGGCTGCAGtcatgaaatttaataaaaaaaacgtggATAAGTTAAACTCTGAACATTTGGGAATAGGTGGATGCAAGATTCCTGTTTTTGTATCTGAGCATCTCACCCCTTCAAATAAACACTTACATGCAGCTGCTCGACTGAAAACAAAAGAAGCAGGCTTTAAATTTATCTGGGTTAGAGATGGTAGGATTTTTGCAAGAAAAAACGAACAAAGTAAAGTGTTATTCATAAGAGACGAAgatagtttaaaattaattgtttaa